A stretch of the Veillonella parvula DSM 2008 genome encodes the following:
- a CDS encoding class I SAM-dependent methyltransferase: MKLDLNAVGETALLTLYARAKDYESEQSVLKDKKSLEIINQIEYDFDQFKDVKMSYYGILGRAKVIDNEIRKFISLYPDCIVVSLGAGLDTMFYRVDNGYIDWYNIDFAGVIEARSQFFEPHERVHNVVSSITDELWTKNIEINGRKLLLVSEGVVMYLTLDEMKQFLGLLTDSFEEFTLYLDMISPYVAKRSKQHDMLSKMDVTFQWGTKDGHEIVIMNPKLKQTGLINFTRSMLSLAPIVYKLLYPFIYLFNNRMGIYEYKRNL, from the coding sequence ATGAAACTTGATTTAAACGCTGTAGGCGAAACGGCATTATTGACACTATATGCGAGAGCGAAAGATTACGAGTCTGAACAATCCGTTTTGAAGGATAAAAAATCCTTGGAGATTATAAATCAGATTGAGTATGATTTTGATCAATTTAAAGATGTTAAGATGTCCTATTATGGCATTTTAGGACGGGCTAAAGTTATCGATAATGAGATACGAAAGTTTATATCTCTTTATCCAGATTGTATCGTCGTATCATTAGGTGCTGGTTTAGATACTATGTTTTATCGAGTCGACAACGGTTATATTGATTGGTATAATATCGATTTTGCCGGAGTGATTGAGGCACGTTCACAATTTTTTGAGCCTCATGAACGAGTACATAACGTAGTGAGCTCTATAACTGATGAATTGTGGACTAAAAATATTGAGATAAATGGCCGAAAACTATTGCTTGTTAGTGAAGGGGTAGTTATGTATCTTACACTGGATGAAATGAAGCAATTCTTAGGCTTACTGACTGATTCTTTTGAAGAATTTACCTTATATCTTGATATGATTTCTCCTTACGTGGCAAAACGTAGTAAACAACATGATATGCTCAGTAAGATGGATGTTACTTTTCAATGGGGAACTAAGGATGGTCATGAAATTGTAATTATGAATCCTAAACTTAAACAAACTGGACTGATTAATTTTACAAGAAGTATGTTGTCCTTAGCGCCTATTGTTTATAAATTGTTGTATCCGTTCATATATTTGTTCAATAACCGCATGGGTATATACGAATATAAGCGGAATCTGTGA
- the mutS gene encoding DNA mismatch repair protein MutS has protein sequence MSKKQTPMMEQYLDIKSRYSEELLFFRLGDFYELFNDDALVASRELNITLTGRPTGDEERTPMCGVPFHAAESYIETLVKKGYKVAICEQLEDPKAVKGIVKRDVIKVITPGTVMTENGNDARSNNFLSLFYMVKDAWILVFSDVSTGEVIWHRITNCEKRSDMYDALSMYRPSEIILPEGTILPQDIRDFIENQFSNVVFSPFSTYYTQREVSEKAVTHFGDLGLMEEDVWEALGYMLLYLEDIIKSEISHINYVHQLSVGNRLILDTSSLRHLEITHNLRDGGQKGTLLDVLDRTLTPMGARLLKQWLESPLTDVNQIQRRQAAVAELITRGAERSHIQSFLDCIYDFERIVGRVETGSVSPRDLTALRESLAVLPDIKNVLSTCSSLALTSINERIHDHKDIYDLLCRAIAEQPALTLKDGRVIKDGFNADLDELRSLATNSEQWLAKMEADIKEATGLSKIKTGYNKVFGYYFEVSHSKSEQVPDYFIRKQTLANAERYITPELKEFEIKILSAKDKIIALEHELYQQLRNDIKLVIKAVQETARALADLDVLCSLALVGYEENYICPTIVMNGQINIRDGRHPVIEKFLKREVFVPNDIVLNHDEEEFLLITGPNMAGKSTYMRQAAILMIMAQIGSFIPAREASISPVDRIFTRVGASDDISTGQSTFMVEMKEVAYILENATHNSLIILDEIGRGTSTFDGLSIAQAVVEHICKHIHSKTLFATHYHELICLEESYSKLKNYTVAVKEKGKDVAFLRRIIKGGADRSYGIHVARLAGLPNSVLKRAEVILESLEDQSHDASDLNNRVMGAQLTNVAKTAVKQVSDSPLGNLFTHSVVDSLLEVDVMSMTPIEALNKLYELQEEARKGGGK, from the coding sequence ATGAGTAAAAAGCAAACACCTATGATGGAGCAGTATTTAGATATTAAATCTAGATACTCTGAAGAATTACTGTTCTTTCGCTTAGGTGACTTTTATGAATTATTTAATGATGATGCTTTAGTTGCATCTCGTGAACTTAATATTACCTTAACAGGTCGACCTACAGGAGATGAGGAACGCACACCGATGTGTGGCGTTCCTTTTCATGCTGCTGAAAGCTACATTGAAACGCTCGTTAAAAAGGGGTATAAGGTTGCTATTTGTGAGCAATTAGAGGATCCAAAAGCGGTAAAGGGCATCGTTAAGCGCGATGTTATAAAAGTCATTACACCGGGGACGGTGATGACGGAGAATGGCAACGATGCAAGGTCAAATAACTTTTTATCATTATTTTATATGGTAAAAGATGCGTGGATTCTTGTGTTTTCCGATGTATCTACAGGCGAAGTTATTTGGCATCGCATTACAAATTGTGAAAAACGCAGTGATATGTACGATGCACTTAGCATGTATCGACCAAGTGAAATCATATTGCCTGAAGGAACGATATTACCGCAAGATATTCGAGATTTTATTGAAAACCAATTTAGTAATGTCGTATTTTCTCCTTTTTCTACCTACTATACACAGCGTGAAGTATCTGAAAAAGCTGTCACTCATTTTGGTGATTTAGGCCTTATGGAAGAGGACGTATGGGAAGCTTTAGGTTATATGCTTTTATATTTAGAAGATATAATTAAGTCTGAAATTTCTCATATCAACTATGTACATCAATTAAGTGTAGGTAATCGCCTCATTCTTGATACATCTTCTTTGCGTCACCTTGAAATTACTCACAATTTACGTGATGGTGGTCAAAAAGGTACTTTACTTGATGTGCTAGATCGTACGTTGACACCAATGGGGGCACGCCTTTTAAAACAATGGCTTGAAAGCCCGTTAACTGATGTAAATCAAATTCAACGTCGCCAAGCGGCCGTGGCAGAACTCATTACACGCGGTGCTGAACGCTCTCATATTCAAAGCTTTTTAGATTGTATTTACGATTTTGAACGTATCGTTGGCCGTGTTGAAACCGGATCTGTATCTCCAAGAGATTTAACAGCTCTTCGTGAGTCATTAGCAGTTTTACCGGATATTAAGAATGTATTAAGTACATGTTCAAGTCTAGCTTTAACGTCGATTAATGAACGCATTCATGATCATAAAGATATTTATGACTTATTATGTCGTGCTATTGCAGAGCAACCAGCGTTGACATTAAAAGATGGTCGAGTTATTAAAGATGGCTTTAATGCTGATTTAGATGAGCTACGTTCTTTAGCGACTAATAGCGAGCAATGGCTCGCCAAGATGGAAGCGGATATTAAAGAAGCTACAGGGCTTTCAAAAATTAAGACTGGTTATAATAAAGTGTTTGGTTACTATTTTGAGGTATCACATAGTAAATCAGAACAAGTGCCAGATTATTTTATTCGAAAACAAACCTTGGCCAATGCTGAGCGTTATATTACACCTGAGTTGAAAGAGTTTGAAATTAAAATTCTCAGTGCAAAAGATAAAATCATTGCGTTGGAGCACGAACTATATCAACAATTGCGTAATGATATTAAGCTCGTTATCAAAGCGGTACAAGAAACGGCTCGAGCTCTTGCAGACCTTGATGTATTATGCTCATTAGCATTAGTTGGATACGAAGAAAACTATATTTGTCCAACTATTGTAATGAATGGTCAAATCAATATTCGCGATGGTCGTCATCCTGTTATTGAAAAGTTCTTAAAACGTGAGGTATTCGTACCAAATGATATCGTTTTAAATCATGATGAAGAAGAATTTTTACTCATTACAGGCCCTAATATGGCAGGCAAGTCTACTTATATGCGTCAAGCGGCTATTTTAATGATTATGGCACAGATTGGTTCCTTTATTCCCGCTCGTGAGGCATCTATCTCACCTGTGGATCGTATTTTTACACGTGTCGGTGCTAGTGACGATATTTCTACTGGACAAAGTACATTCATGGTGGAAATGAAAGAGGTAGCTTATATCTTAGAGAATGCTACTCACAATAGCTTGATTATTCTTGATGAAATTGGTCGGGGGACGAGTACCTTTGATGGCTTAAGTATTGCACAAGCCGTAGTGGAACATATTTGCAAGCATATTCATAGCAAGACTTTATTTGCAACGCACTACCATGAATTGATTTGCTTAGAAGAAAGCTATAGTAAATTAAAAAATTATACCGTTGCAGTTAAAGAAAAAGGGAAGGATGTTGCTTTCTTGCGCCGCATCATTAAAGGTGGTGCAGATCGCAGTTATGGTATCCATGTTGCTAGACTTGCGGGCCTACCTAACTCTGTATTAAAACGAGCTGAAGTGATTTTGGAATCGTTGGAAGATCAAAGTCACGATGCAAGTGATTTAAATAATCGAGTTATGGGGGCTCAACTTACTAATGTAGCAAAAACAGCTGTTAAGCAAGTTAGTGATTCCCCACTAGGCAATTTATTTACACATTCCGTAGTAGATAGCTTATTGGAAGTCGATGTAATGAGTATGACTCCAATTGAAGCATTAAATAAATTATATGAACTACAAGAGGAGGCTCGTAAAGGAGGCGGGAAATAA
- the mutL gene encoding DNA mismatch repair endonuclease MutL, translating to MATIHVLDETTINKIAAGEVVERPASVIKELIENSIDASATNIEVEIGEGGVAYMRITDNGIGMTEEDARLAILRHATSKIQQVEDLFDIASLGFRGEALASIASVSHFSLITRKADSDLGTRITVDGGIFTDCIPYGAAPGTTIEIKDLFYNTPARRKFLKTERTEASKIQDIVGKLALSNPHISFKLIIDDRVAIITPGNGDISDTVAALYGYKTKDDIFTVAYESDSIYIDGVVSKPTLLKSTRIWQTIIVNNRVISDKTIMKAIDNAYHALLPKNGHPLVVLNITVPARMVDINVHPRKSEVKFSDDKIIFKAVYHGILNALNNPLHERYERESSSYMTGTVDNISDKYGNDIASNSDSNIKNFSSNSTSLAGNTTYDSYQTPTVVHDSMQSAEHIATAIDYDKVFGGRRTKGYEVMRGETSQFVENLKTKGYTPPAPKATYEQSSFVDESFEAVPTAYTSYTTEDVEKFKSLSHDIRNEEVEERTIHNSGFLPMGQVASCYILAKKGDDLYIIDQHAAHERVRYDKLCKSSESIPMQSILVPQYNEATDDEMNLVEEEREILLDLGFDVELGGPTKIKLVGAPVDLVESKAFEILQYVFSYLHDHQQPTKAQLRHEMLAYASCRGAIKAGHNLNMYQMTTLIEDLFSTEKPYVCPHGRPTIIKFTPDELGKLFLRS from the coding sequence ATGGCAACCATTCACGTATTGGATGAAACGACAATCAATAAGATAGCTGCCGGTGAAGTCGTTGAACGTCCCGCATCAGTTATTAAAGAGCTCATAGAAAACTCTATTGATGCGTCTGCCACTAATATTGAGGTTGAAATTGGTGAAGGCGGTGTGGCCTATATGCGGATTACTGATAATGGTATCGGTATGACGGAGGAAGATGCTCGCTTGGCGATTCTACGTCATGCAACCTCTAAAATTCAACAAGTAGAGGACCTCTTTGATATTGCGTCCCTAGGCTTCCGTGGGGAGGCCTTGGCTAGTATTGCCTCTGTATCTCATTTCTCTTTGATTACTCGTAAAGCAGACTCTGATTTGGGGACTCGTATTACTGTTGATGGCGGCATTTTTACCGATTGCATTCCTTATGGTGCGGCACCTGGTACAACTATCGAAATTAAAGATTTATTTTATAATACGCCGGCTCGTCGTAAATTTTTAAAGACGGAGCGTACAGAAGCCTCTAAAATTCAAGATATTGTAGGGAAATTAGCTCTAAGTAATCCACATATTTCTTTTAAGCTTATCATCGATGATCGGGTAGCTATTATTACACCAGGAAATGGCGATATTAGTGATACTGTAGCTGCACTATATGGATATAAAACTAAAGATGATATTTTTACTGTTGCCTATGAAAGTGATTCTATCTATATCGATGGCGTAGTGAGTAAGCCTACACTTCTTAAAAGTACAAGGATATGGCAGACCATTATCGTCAATAATCGAGTGATTTCTGATAAAACCATAATGAAGGCTATCGATAATGCATACCATGCACTATTACCGAAAAATGGTCATCCTTTGGTGGTACTAAATATTACTGTGCCTGCGAGAATGGTTGATATAAACGTACACCCTCGCAAGAGTGAAGTTAAATTCTCAGATGATAAGATTATATTTAAAGCCGTATATCACGGTATCTTAAATGCTTTAAATAATCCACTCCATGAGAGATACGAACGAGAGTCATCATCTTATATGACTGGTACAGTTGATAATATATCCGATAAATATGGTAATGATATTGCTAGTAATAGTGATAGTAATATTAAGAATTTTAGTTCTAATAGTACATCCTTAGCCGGTAATACTACTTATGATTCTTATCAAACACCTACTGTTGTACACGATTCGATGCAGTCTGCTGAACATATAGCAACAGCTATAGATTATGATAAGGTTTTTGGTGGACGCCGTACAAAAGGCTATGAAGTCATGCGCGGTGAAACTTCGCAGTTTGTGGAAAACCTTAAAACTAAGGGGTATACACCACCTGCACCTAAGGCTACTTATGAACAATCCTCTTTTGTAGATGAAAGTTTTGAAGCTGTTCCTACTGCATACACTAGTTATACTACGGAAGATGTAGAGAAGTTTAAATCCTTGTCTCATGATATTCGTAACGAAGAGGTAGAAGAGCGTACAATTCATAACTCGGGCTTTTTACCAATGGGGCAAGTTGCATCTTGTTATATATTAGCAAAAAAAGGTGATGATCTATATATCATAGACCAACATGCGGCGCATGAGCGTGTGCGTTATGATAAGTTGTGTAAGTCTTCTGAATCGATTCCTATGCAATCTATTTTGGTTCCTCAATATAATGAGGCCACAGATGATGAAATGAATTTAGTAGAGGAAGAACGAGAAATATTACTTGATCTTGGTTTCGATGTAGAGCTGGGTGGTCCTACTAAGATAAAATTAGTAGGAGCTCCTGTAGATTTGGTAGAGTCAAAAGCTTTTGAAATTCTCCAATATGTATTCTCTTACTTACATGATCATCAACAGCCTACTAAGGCTCAATTACGACATGAAATGTTAGCCTATGCGTCTTGCAGAGGGGCAATCAAGGCAGGTCATAATTTAAATATGTATCAAATGACTACTTTAATTGAGGACTTATTTAGTACCGAAAAACCATATGTATGTCCTCATGGTCGTCCTACGATAATCAAATTTACACCTGATGAATTAGGTAAATTATTCTTACGGTCTTAA
- a CDS encoding class I SAM-dependent methyltransferase — MNILTTAQKSNEAIQEEAKVLASSMHMTYIKRGKLSIPALFDAHLCDYIAVLSGNGLTIHFPDNQQHSFHLSMAQLRILRLQRGEGDYLINAVQTILCTNEITDKKEFSFLDCTIGLGSDSIVVSYAFPQAKIKGLEGSLPIWLATSYGLAHYSHNVKSVTDALRRIEVSYDTFENYVPNLPDESVDIIYFDPMFEVPVEDSPQFKPLRGHTVESHIDDKIMEEAMRVASYGVIIKERPFSSVFQKYPPHKWVGGKYSRIGYGVYMKELL, encoded by the coding sequence ATGAATATATTAACTACAGCCCAAAAATCTAATGAGGCCATTCAAGAGGAAGCCAAAGTGTTGGCTTCCTCTATGCATATGACTTATATAAAAAGAGGAAAATTATCTATACCAGCATTATTTGACGCACATCTATGTGATTACATTGCGGTTCTTTCTGGTAATGGCTTAACTATTCATTTTCCTGATAATCAGCAACATAGCTTTCATTTATCCATGGCTCAATTACGTATACTACGTTTGCAACGTGGAGAAGGAGATTATTTAATTAATGCTGTTCAGACAATACTATGTACTAATGAAATAACTGATAAAAAAGAATTTTCGTTTCTTGATTGTACAATTGGTCTTGGCAGTGACAGTATCGTGGTGAGCTATGCTTTTCCTCAGGCTAAAATAAAAGGCCTAGAAGGTTCTTTACCTATATGGCTTGCCACATCTTATGGTTTAGCTCATTATTCGCATAATGTGAAAAGTGTGACGGACGCATTACGTCGTATTGAGGTAAGTTATGATACCTTTGAAAATTATGTACCTAATCTACCAGATGAAAGTGTAGATATTATTTATTTTGACCCCATGTTTGAGGTCCCTGTAGAGGATAGTCCTCAATTTAAACCACTCCGTGGACATACTGTGGAAAGTCATATTGATGATAAAATTATGGAGGAAGCTATGCGTGTTGCCTCTTATGGTGTTATCATTAAAGAACGACCATTTAGTTCTGTCTTTCAGAAATATCCACCTCATAAATGGGTAGGAGGAAAATATAGCCGCATAGGCTATGGTGTATATATGAAGGAGTTATTGTGA
- the miaA gene encoding tRNA (adenosine(37)-N6)-dimethylallyltransferase MiaA, which translates to MNPLITIVGPTAVGKTDLTLDLAEQLHAEVISGDAYQVYKQLNIGTAKPSVDELNRVKHHLIDILEPNDSYSVSIFQDQAKEIIARLKDRNILPILSGGTGLYVQSLLENYNFNDVKPDEYLRAELDELYSTKGIEGLRNYAFTLGKEHNIEIQYSDKHRLYRAIEILHHGDVDSLRNQTKNGVSYKGPVIGLIRDRDKLYERINLRVDMMFDAGLIEEVEQLIKSGVNPDCQAFKGIGYKEVVDYINGNITLDECRDLIKKNTRHFAKRQITWYKRMPYIEWIHIDSNTSKDFIFNKAMDLIRREGIA; encoded by the coding sequence GTGAATCCCTTAATTACCATCGTTGGACCTACTGCGGTAGGCAAAACAGATCTTACCTTGGACCTAGCAGAACAGCTGCATGCTGAGGTTATTTCTGGTGATGCTTATCAGGTTTATAAACAACTTAATATTGGTACCGCTAAACCATCGGTGGATGAACTTAATCGGGTGAAACATCATCTCATCGATATACTGGAACCAAATGATTCATATTCGGTATCTATTTTTCAAGATCAAGCTAAAGAAATAATTGCAAGATTAAAAGATAGAAATATTCTTCCTATTCTGTCTGGTGGTACAGGCCTGTATGTCCAATCATTATTGGAGAACTACAACTTTAATGATGTTAAACCTGACGAATATTTGCGAGCAGAACTCGATGAGCTCTATAGTACAAAAGGTATTGAAGGCTTACGAAACTATGCTTTCACATTAGGTAAAGAGCATAATATAGAGATACAATATAGCGATAAACATCGTTTGTATCGAGCTATTGAGATATTGCATCATGGTGATGTAGATTCGTTGCGAAATCAGACAAAAAATGGTGTATCCTATAAAGGACCTGTTATCGGTCTCATAAGAGATCGTGATAAATTATATGAACGTATTAATTTACGCGTTGATATGATGTTTGATGCAGGTTTGATTGAAGAGGTGGAACAACTCATAAAATCTGGAGTGAATCCAGATTGCCAAGCTTTTAAAGGTATTGGCTATAAAGAGGTTGTAGACTATATAAATGGCAATATAACATTAGATGAGTGTCGTGACTTAATTAAGAAGAATACACGTCATTTTGCTAAGCGCCAAATTACATGGTATAAACGTATGCCATATATAGAATGGATACATATTGATAGCAATACATCTAAAGATTTTATATTTAATAAAGCTATGGATTTAATCCGTAGAGAAGGAATAGCATGA
- a CDS encoding methionine gamma-lyase family protein, whose product MTLEEIRSKALEMAEPEFKKFEPIALENTKKVLEAFKECQVSDYHFTGTTGYGYNDVGREKLDEVFAYVFKGEKAIVRPHFVSGTHALATTLISLMGNGSKGTEFIYAVGAPYDTMQSVIGSSREVRGSLVEKGFTYTEVPLKDNTYDVEAIANAVNDNTRVVVIQRSRGYSTREPLSIADIKVIVDAVKAKNSKTICFVDNCYGEFTELQEPLEAGADIMAGSLIKNAGGGLAPTGGYIVGRENLVEDAAYQLTAPGLGDHMGSYAPGYRLFFQGLFMAPHVVLQALKGAVYTAAVGELLGYDVFPKVNADRYDLIQAINLKNGEEMEHFCVGMQAYSPVDAHVHPIPGDMPGYEDKIIMAGGTFVQGSSIELSADGPVRPPYTIFMQGGLVFEHSMLGILGAAEELLKHR is encoded by the coding sequence ATGACATTAGAAGAAATACGCAGTAAAGCCCTTGAAATGGCTGAACCTGAATTCAAAAAGTTTGAACCTATTGCATTGGAAAATACAAAAAAGGTATTAGAAGCATTTAAAGAGTGCCAAGTATCTGATTATCATTTTACGGGCACAACTGGTTATGGTTATAACGATGTAGGCCGTGAGAAATTAGATGAAGTATTTGCCTATGTATTTAAAGGTGAAAAGGCTATTGTACGGCCGCACTTTGTTTCTGGTACACATGCATTAGCAACGACGTTAATTTCTTTGATGGGCAATGGTTCTAAAGGTACTGAATTTATTTATGCTGTTGGGGCTCCTTACGATACGATGCAATCTGTTATCGGTTCATCTCGTGAAGTGCGTGGTTCTTTAGTAGAAAAAGGCTTTACCTATACTGAGGTACCATTGAAAGATAATACTTATGATGTTGAAGCTATTGCTAACGCTGTTAACGATAATACGCGGGTAGTAGTCATTCAACGGTCTCGAGGCTATAGCACACGTGAACCATTATCTATTGCAGATATTAAGGTTATTGTAGATGCTGTAAAAGCTAAAAATTCTAAAACGATTTGTTTCGTAGATAATTGTTACGGTGAATTTACAGAGCTGCAAGAACCATTAGAAGCTGGTGCTGACATTATGGCTGGCTCTCTCATTAAAAATGCAGGTGGCGGTTTAGCACCAACTGGTGGGTATATTGTTGGTAGAGAAAACCTTGTAGAGGATGCAGCATATCAATTGACAGCTCCTGGACTTGGCGATCATATGGGTTCATATGCTCCTGGTTATCGCTTGTTCTTCCAAGGTTTATTTATGGCACCTCACGTAGTATTACAAGCTCTTAAAGGTGCTGTATATACGGCTGCTGTAGGTGAGTTACTAGGCTATGATGTATTCCCTAAGGTAAATGCTGATCGCTATGATTTGATTCAAGCCATTAATCTGAAAAATGGGGAAGAAATGGAGCATTTCTGTGTAGGTATGCAAGCCTATTCTCCTGTAGATGCTCACGTACATCCTATTCCTGGGGATATGCCTGGGTACGAAGATAAAATCATCATGGCTGGTGGTACCTTTGTACAAGGTTCCTCTATTGAACTCAGTGCCGATGGTCCTGTACGTCCACCGTATACAATTTTCATGCAGGGTGGCCTAGTGTTTGAGCATTCCATGCTTGGTATTTTAGGAGCTGCTGAAGAACTATTAAAACATAGATAA
- the mnmA gene encoding tRNA 2-thiouridine(34) synthase MnmA, translating into MEKVIAVAMSGGVDSSLTAAMLLKQGYKVFGITLWLWVSGTPYDEVPLAVTDAKKMCDFLGIEHHVIDARDVFYENVVDYFVKEYAYGRTPNPCVFCNKNIKFDLMLNRALELGATHMVTGHYAQVNYNEETGLYELHKGVDPTKDQSYVMYNMNQRILSHLMFPLGGQCKTETRKLAAEYDLPVAKKPDSVDICFLPHGNYQKLVVEEMKGKPESGNIVTEDGEVLGKHNGLFNYTIGQRKGLGIAYKHPLYVIGFNGDRNEVIVGPNERLFTNRMICKFYNFLDDTIHKELKAEGKIRYAANPSPCTARILDDDTMEVIFEEPQRAITPGQSVAFYNGTQLLGGAVIDRVC; encoded by the coding sequence ATGGAAAAAGTTATCGCTGTAGCTATGAGTGGCGGCGTAGACAGTTCTTTAACTGCTGCAATGCTATTAAAACAAGGCTATAAAGTATTTGGTATTACCCTATGGTTATGGGTGAGTGGTACGCCCTATGATGAGGTGCCTCTTGCCGTAACTGATGCTAAGAAGATGTGTGATTTTCTTGGTATCGAGCATCATGTTATCGATGCTCGTGATGTATTCTACGAAAACGTAGTAGATTACTTTGTAAAAGAATATGCCTATGGTCGTACGCCAAATCCTTGTGTATTTTGTAACAAGAACATCAAGTTTGACTTGATGCTCAATCGTGCTCTTGAATTAGGTGCCACACATATGGTAACTGGTCATTATGCACAAGTAAATTACAATGAAGAAACAGGTCTATATGAGTTACATAAAGGTGTTGATCCTACAAAAGACCAAAGTTATGTTATGTACAATATGAACCAACGTATTTTGAGTCATCTTATGTTCCCATTAGGTGGTCAATGTAAGACTGAAACACGTAAATTAGCTGCTGAATATGATTTGCCAGTCGCTAAAAAACCAGATAGCGTAGATATTTGTTTCTTGCCTCATGGGAACTATCAAAAGCTTGTGGTAGAAGAAATGAAGGGTAAGCCAGAGTCTGGTAATATCGTTACCGAAGATGGTGAGGTATTAGGTAAGCACAACGGCTTATTTAATTATACGATTGGTCAACGTAAAGGCCTTGGTATTGCTTATAAACACCCTTTATATGTTATTGGATTTAATGGGGATCGTAATGAGGTCATCGTGGGTCCTAATGAACGTCTCTTTACAAATCGTATGATTTGTAAGTTCTATAACTTCTTAGATGATACAATTCATAAGGAATTGAAGGCAGAAGGCAAAATTCGCTATGCAGCTAACCCTTCTCCTTGCACAGCACGTATTTTAGATGACGATACAATGGAGGTTATTTTTGAAGAACCACAACGGGCTATTACCCCAGGTCAGTCTGTAGCCTTTTATAATGGCACTCAATTATTGGGAGGTGCTGTTATCGATCGCGTATGTTAG